One part of the Candidatus Hydrogenedens sp. genome encodes these proteins:
- a CDS encoding YkgJ family cysteine cluster protein, translating to MGKKFVRFRCHHCGHCCTDVICCPTPYDICRIVQATHIPPKKFLSFIEPEEIQGVNKSDPTWLKIGNKKYLMTLKRTKKGCFFRDSKKGICKIYEHRPLLCRLFPFKLRQTRTGKVHSFSLHKDVGCPKHRDGIVYTDYLAKIWEEEQKHQEDYQDLVAFFNNPNKKGKKPFDFVDLFVVIISNKKKKVCKFNNHQK from the coding sequence ATGGGAAAGAAATTTGTTCGTTTCCGCTGTCATCATTGTGGTCATTGCTGTACCGATGTAATCTGTTGTCCTACTCCTTATGATATATGCCGTATTGTTCAGGCAACACATATTCCCCCAAAAAAGTTTTTGAGTTTCATCGAACCTGAAGAAATTCAGGGGGTTAATAAATCAGACCCAACCTGGTTAAAGATTGGCAATAAGAAATATTTAATGACCCTAAAAAGAACGAAGAAAGGTTGTTTCTTTCGAGATAGCAAAAAGGGAATTTGTAAGATATATGAGCATAGACCCTTATTGTGCCGATTATTTCCATTTAAATTAAGACAAACCCGAACTGGAAAAGTTCATTCTTTTTCATTACACAAGGATGTGGGTTGTCCCAAACATCGTGATGGGATTGTATATACAGACTATTTAGCGAAAATCTGGGAGGAGGAACAAAAACATCAAGAAGACTATCAAGACTTGGTTGCATTTTTTAATAACCCGAATAAAAAAGGAAAAAAGCCATTTGATTTTGTTGACCTGTTCGTAGTGATAATAAGTAATAAGAAAAAGAAAGTTTGTAAATTCAACAATCATCAAAAATAG
- the trxB gene encoding thioredoxin-disulfide reductase, whose product MENVVILGGGPAGCTAGLYTARANLNPLVLEGEPSGEILPGGQLMTTTEVENFPGYPEGVSGQQLMADLKKQAERFGARFEYKTATAVDLNTYPFIVFAGNEKIETKSIIIATGASARYLGLPAEQKFLNRGVSACATCDGALPRFRNKPVVVVGGGDSAMEEALFLSRFASQVHVVHRRDKFRASKIMSDRVLAHPKIIVEWNSVVEDILGNDKDGVTGVLLKNVQTGEIREIPCSGYFCAIGHKPNTDLFKGVLHLDEQGYIITKPNRTATNIEGIFACGDVQDSYYRQAITAAGSGCMAAIEATRWLESQE is encoded by the coding sequence ATGGAAAATGTTGTCATTTTAGGTGGTGGTCCTGCAGGTTGCACCGCAGGATTATATACAGCCCGTGCTAATTTAAACCCACTTGTGTTAGAGGGTGAACCCAGTGGAGAAATTCTGCCCGGCGGACAATTAATGACCACAACCGAAGTCGAAAACTTTCCAGGCTATCCCGAAGGAGTATCCGGGCAACAACTAATGGCAGACTTGAAAAAACAAGCAGAACGGTTCGGGGCACGATTTGAGTATAAAACAGCGACAGCAGTTGATTTGAATACATATCCCTTTATAGTATTTGCAGGTAATGAAAAAATAGAAACGAAATCTATTATTATTGCTACAGGTGCCAGTGCCCGATATTTAGGATTGCCTGCAGAACAGAAATTTCTTAATCGGGGTGTATCTGCATGTGCTACTTGTGATGGAGCGTTACCTCGTTTTCGAAACAAGCCCGTAGTTGTAGTAGGAGGTGGCGATAGTGCTATGGAGGAAGCCCTGTTCTTATCGCGATTTGCATCACAAGTGCATGTCGTCCATCGCAGAGATAAGTTCCGTGCCAGTAAAATTATGTCAGACCGTGTTCTTGCCCATCCGAAAATTATTGTAGAATGGAATTCCGTAGTCGAAGATATTTTAGGGAATGACAAGGATGGAGTTACAGGCGTCCTTTTGAAAAATGTGCAAACAGGAGAAATACGGGAAATCCCGTGTTCTGGTTATTTCTGTGCTATTGGACATAAGCCCAATACAGATTTATTCAAGGGCGTTCTCCATTTAGACGAACAGGGATATATCATTACAAAACCGAATAGAACCGCAACCAATATAGAAGGTATATTTGCATGCGGTGATGTTCAGGATTCCTATTATCGGCAGGCAATAACAGCCGCAGGTAGTGGTTGCATGGCGGCTATTGAAGCAACACGCTGGTTGGAATCGCAGGAGTAA
- a CDS encoding DegT/DnrJ/EryC1/StrS family aminotransferase produces MSKLAIFGGKPVRSKNQKLATWPISDKKDAELVKKITLSNRWSFDGEYEWKFAEAFTKYQGANYGLCCANGTVGIQLALEALGIGAYDEVIVPGMTWQATAAACLDVNAVPVLTDIEPDSWCLDLDALEANITPKTKAVIVVHLYGSTTDLDRLQKICKKHKLFLIEDCAHQHGTFWKGKGVGSIGDVSSWSFQESKVLSCGEGGFNMCKTKDVFYKIYSLRNCGRPYPASPAVFGLKKPVGMDKTLQSGNYRLTEWQAAILLGGLSRLDKQVKFRDANAIYLNSLLAKIPGIKPMIRRPQITQQSYFNFAFRIDTEELKVTNAQFCAALNAELSVGDAFEPPYEPLNACGLYKPLTKKRHKLNDEYWKAIDPKRFKLPVCTNAHTRSGIVVHHVMLMNPRAVMDQVAEAVKKVVDNISEVRKIQAGGGRKYRPLAV; encoded by the coding sequence ATGTCAAAATTAGCGATTTTTGGTGGTAAACCTGTTCGTTCGAAAAATCAGAAATTGGCAACCTGGCCTATCAGTGACAAAAAAGATGCAGAACTGGTAAAGAAAATAACACTTTCTAATCGGTGGTCTTTTGACGGTGAATATGAATGGAAATTTGCGGAAGCATTTACCAAATATCAAGGTGCCAATTATGGCCTTTGTTGTGCTAACGGAACCGTGGGCATCCAATTAGCACTGGAAGCATTAGGTATCGGTGCCTACGATGAAGTAATCGTTCCGGGAATGACCTGGCAGGCCACTGCGGCGGCGTGTTTAGATGTTAATGCTGTACCTGTATTAACTGATATTGAACCTGATTCATGGTGTCTGGATTTGGACGCACTCGAGGCCAACATAACACCAAAAACAAAAGCCGTTATTGTGGTTCATCTCTATGGGTCAACAACAGATTTAGACCGTTTGCAGAAAATTTGCAAAAAGCATAAATTGTTCCTGATTGAAGATTGTGCCCATCAGCATGGGACTTTCTGGAAAGGGAAAGGGGTCGGTTCTATTGGCGATGTGAGTTCATGGAGTTTTCAAGAATCGAAAGTGCTATCCTGCGGAGAAGGGGGTTTTAATATGTGTAAGACTAAAGATGTTTTCTATAAGATTTACAGTTTAAGAAATTGTGGAAGACCTTATCCTGCGTCTCCTGCTGTTTTTGGATTAAAGAAACCTGTGGGTATGGATAAAACTTTGCAATCAGGGAATTACCGCCTTACAGAATGGCAGGCTGCTATATTATTAGGAGGTCTATCACGATTGGATAAGCAAGTAAAATTCCGCGATGCAAATGCCATCTACTTAAATTCACTTCTTGCTAAAATACCAGGCATCAAGCCGATGATACGAAGACCACAAATTACCCAGCAAAGTTATTTCAATTTTGCATTCCGAATTGACACCGAAGAATTAAAGGTAACAAATGCCCAGTTCTGTGCGGCACTCAATGCGGAATTAAGCGTTGGAGATGCCTTTGAACCTCCGTATGAACCACTAAACGCCTGTGGGCTGTATAAACCTCTTACCAAAAAACGCCACAAATTAAATGATGAATACTGGAAAGCCATTGATCCCAAACGCTTCAAATTACCTGTATGCACAAATGCTCATACCCGCAGTGGTATTGTTGTTCACCATGTTATGCTGATGAATCCGCGTGCGGTGATGGACCAGGTAGCCGAAGCCGTGAAGAAGGTGGTGGATAATATTTCCGAAGTGCGTAAAATCCAAGCCGGCGGTGGAAGAAAATACAGACCATTAGCCGTGTAA
- a CDS encoding glycoside hydrolase family 127 protein, with protein sequence MVKTSFFLIMATLLTQTIIWADNSSFFPKGELEKRILWVQDRFDFVQDPAFTDAFILQDVRLDPACPRRFQEFSGDISGRFLEAISVEPRNNYYKVWADRIAHEILLCQREDGRFGYPELVFTKDQIGREHMALLWGNGRLLVGLVSYYQEKKDPVILDTCKKMGDFFIKIFDECSQPEVIQRLVHQAANGFICFTQWSEGLELLARASGETKYREIATKMEPLLQDPLKQHSHGYITTLRGDMLIWETTHDAGILARNEKRFAQLVEEGWIQTNGGVAEYFDKTYPRDEGCSEADFFRWCLQLWRATDNEKYLEYAERCLFNSLFANQFETGDFGHHTFDGWGYVSSPGPGRAWWCCSMHGLRAMHDLKQYVVNSPAPGKIRINFFLSGEYYAENLAIKTHRTGGQGGTFNYHIDWLTVSENECTLVIRHPSWAETIEVIINEKPELTSSDPGAISIKRVWAKGDRITLKIQPKVKILNSENKEITIDQLSTPQKVALFIGPWLVGVNAMENPMFHGEPYSDNIIFLPATVQELKQQIHFDDEIRSPLQSGPRFTLPYRHSGFSELCKVTLTPISERSRNIESTYSFWFIAKVEQ encoded by the coding sequence ATGGTTAAGACAAGTTTTTTTCTGATTATGGCTACCCTTTTAACTCAAACAATAATCTGGGCAGATAATAGTTCTTTTTTCCCAAAGGGTGAACTGGAAAAGCGTATTTTATGGGTGCAGGACCGATTTGATTTTGTTCAAGACCCCGCATTTACAGATGCCTTTATATTACAGGATGTTCGACTGGACCCTGCCTGTCCCCGTCGTTTTCAGGAATTTAGTGGAGATATCTCCGGAAGATTTTTAGAAGCCATCTCGGTAGAACCACGAAACAACTATTATAAAGTATGGGCAGACCGTATCGCTCATGAAATTCTTCTATGTCAAAGAGAAGATGGGCGATTTGGTTATCCAGAACTTGTTTTTACTAAGGACCAGATAGGTCGAGAACACATGGCTTTACTCTGGGGTAATGGTAGACTTCTTGTCGGATTAGTAAGTTACTATCAGGAGAAAAAGGACCCTGTTATATTAGACACATGCAAAAAGATGGGCGATTTCTTCATTAAAATCTTTGATGAATGTTCCCAGCCAGAAGTTATCCAGCGATTGGTTCATCAGGCTGCCAATGGTTTTATCTGTTTTACCCAATGGAGTGAAGGTCTTGAATTGTTAGCCCGTGCTTCCGGAGAGACAAAATATCGTGAAATCGCAACGAAAATGGAGCCCTTATTACAAGACCCGTTAAAACAACATTCCCATGGTTATATTACCACCTTACGCGGAGACATGTTAATATGGGAAACAACCCACGATGCAGGCATTCTTGCAAGAAATGAAAAACGATTTGCACAATTAGTTGAAGAAGGATGGATACAAACCAACGGTGGCGTTGCAGAATATTTCGATAAAACTTACCCACGGGACGAAGGCTGTTCTGAAGCAGACTTCTTCCGTTGGTGCTTACAATTGTGGAGAGCCACCGATAATGAAAAATATTTAGAATATGCGGAACGCTGTCTTTTCAATAGTCTCTTTGCCAATCAATTCGAGACAGGCGATTTTGGACATCATACCTTTGATGGTTGGGGCTATGTATCTTCACCGGGTCCCGGTCGTGCCTGGTGGTGTTGCTCTATGCATGGATTGCGGGCCATGCATGACCTAAAGCAATATGTGGTCAATAGTCCTGCTCCTGGGAAAATACGAATTAACTTTTTCCTCAGTGGTGAATACTATGCGGAAAATCTCGCTATTAAAACACACCGCACAGGTGGACAGGGTGGCACTTTTAATTATCATATTGATTGGCTCACCGTGTCTGAAAATGAATGTACACTTGTTATTCGTCATCCGTCCTGGGCAGAAACTATAGAAGTTATCATTAACGAAAAGCCTGAATTAACCAGTTCCGACCCGGGTGCCATATCTATAAAGCGCGTGTGGGCAAAAGGAGATAGAATTACCTTAAAAATTCAGCCTAAAGTAAAGATATTAAATTCTGAAAATAAAGAGATTACAATAGACCAGTTATCAACACCCCAAAAGGTAGCCTTGTTTATTGGACCATGGCTTGTAGGTGTCAATGCTATGGAAAATCCCATGTTTCATGGAGAGCCTTATTCTGATAATATTATCTTTTTGCCAGCAACGGTTCAAGAACTAAAACAACAAATTCATTTCGATGATGAAATCCGTTCCCCATTACAATCCGGTCCGCGTTTTACTTTGCCCTATCGACACTCAGGATTTTCCGAGTTATGCAAAGTGACTTTGACCCCCATTTCTGAACGCAGTCGTAACATAGAATCTACTTATTCATTTTGGTTTATTGCCAAAGTGGAACAATAG
- a CDS encoding sodium/solute symporter (Members of the Solute:Sodium Symporter (SSS), TC 2.A.21 as described in tcdb.org, catalyze solute:Na+ symport. Known solutes for members of the family include sugars, amino acids, nucleosides, inositols, vitamins, urea or anions, depending on the system.), with translation MSQFTLIDWIVLVVYFLAMAGMGPLFAHRGKSTEGYFLGGRSYPGWLIGLSMFATSISSITFVAYPADAYKTAYLRFLLCLMLPVGVYLASLIFLPFYRKAGIVSAFEYLEGRFGPGTRAYAATAFVIGQLIRISLILYLVSLLVYEMTHLNPYLCVLIGGVVTSFYTVLGGIEAVIWTDFIQSFLLWAGGFVCLGMVLYSIPGGLSTVIREAMADGKFMLGDLNPATGALEPAKWGFSLTEKTILMLLIMGVAQWLTEYSSNQNVIQKYVATKSEKDAFSAIWICCLCSVPTWGFFMFLGTSLYVYYKIFPDPQAQAMLTGQLKAEQILPYFVIKVLPTGLSGLVIAGVLAAAMSSLSSSINAISAVSIVDIYKRHLVKGHSDQHYVWAAKAISIISSLIMIGGAFLLLIAESKTLQDTATKLASITGGGLLGLYVLGFMTKRGDGRAVFVGIIFTVLFSTYISLIELKIITKDLFLNWGLSESLSKFLAQPMDTYYAGLTGNILIFVIAYVLAITLLPEKPRDLKNLTVWTRN, from the coding sequence ATGTCTCAGTTTACTTTGATTGATTGGATTGTATTGGTCGTATACTTTTTGGCTATGGCGGGAATGGGTCCTCTTTTCGCTCATCGTGGTAAAAGTACGGAGGGCTATTTTCTTGGAGGTAGGTCTTATCCTGGCTGGCTTATTGGTTTGTCTATGTTCGCTACAAGTATTAGTTCTATTACTTTCGTAGCCTATCCGGCGGATGCCTATAAAACAGCCTATTTACGCTTTTTATTGTGCCTCATGCTTCCGGTGGGTGTGTATTTAGCCAGTTTGATATTCTTGCCCTTTTACCGCAAAGCAGGAATTGTATCAGCCTTCGAATATCTTGAAGGACGGTTTGGACCCGGTACCCGTGCTTATGCGGCAACGGCTTTCGTTATTGGGCAACTAATTCGAATTAGTCTAATTCTGTATCTTGTAAGTTTACTTGTCTATGAGATGACACACTTAAATCCGTATTTATGTGTTCTTATTGGTGGAGTGGTTACCTCGTTTTACACTGTATTGGGTGGTATTGAAGCGGTTATATGGACGGATTTTATTCAATCATTTCTATTATGGGCAGGTGGTTTTGTGTGTTTGGGAATGGTTTTATATAGCATTCCCGGAGGATTAAGCACTGTTATCCGTGAAGCCATGGCAGACGGAAAATTTATGTTAGGAGATTTAAATCCGGCTACGGGTGCTTTGGAACCTGCAAAATGGGGTTTTTCTCTCACAGAGAAAACAATACTTATGCTCCTTATTATGGGAGTTGCCCAATGGTTAACGGAATATAGCAGCAATCAGAATGTAATACAAAAATATGTCGCAACGAAGAGTGAAAAAGATGCTTTCAGTGCTATATGGATATGCTGTCTGTGTAGTGTCCCGACCTGGGGCTTTTTTATGTTTTTAGGGACAAGTTTATATGTATATTATAAAATTTTCCCCGACCCACAGGCTCAAGCAATGCTCACAGGACAATTAAAGGCTGAACAGATTTTGCCTTATTTCGTAATTAAGGTGTTACCAACAGGACTATCAGGATTGGTAATTGCAGGGGTTCTCGCAGCGGCGATGTCTTCGTTGTCTTCCAGTATTAATGCTATTTCAGCCGTAAGTATCGTGGACATATACAAACGGCACTTGGTAAAGGGGCATTCTGACCAACATTATGTATGGGCAGCAAAAGCCATATCCATTATTAGTTCTTTAATTATGATTGGAGGTGCTTTTCTCCTTTTAATAGCGGAAAGCAAAACGCTACAGGATACCGCAACAAAACTTGCATCCATCACAGGTGGAGGGCTTTTGGGGCTATATGTGTTAGGTTTCATGACCAAACGAGGAGATGGAAGGGCTGTATTTGTCGGTATTATTTTTACCGTTTTGTTTTCTACTTATATTAGTTTGATAGAGTTAAAGATTATTACAAAAGACTTATTCTTAAATTGGGGGTTATCCGAAAGTTTAAGTAAGTTTCTTGCACAACCGATGGATACTTATTATGCAGGTCTAACAGGAAATATCCTTATCTTTGTTATCGCTTATGTTTTGGCAATTACCTTATTACCTGAAAAGCCAAGAGATTTAAAAAACCTGACTGTGTGGACACGCAATTGA
- a CDS encoding metallophosphoesterase family protein: MEKTFLTRRDFLSTTCILASMGPLSFIRSTYTDTEPRIDTGSLKGFIISDAHLGWNNPKQPSVEILKENLQNILSAFPDLNLVIDTGDAHHNTAKEENLAEWVQVISEGCGAVPLFYVPGNHEISHNNRENRELRSAHMGSLPCRPYYSFSLRGIHFISLPQMMSANYVSQEALEWVRLDLKAHKDETTLILSHNALKGTTCPGDDTGYRMVANSEEIISLLRDNPQVILWMHGHNHTWEITPRWQKWFVSNGRFGGFPPQEAFGGERIGGIYFEINREGIHIRAWSSSDKKFFDEIDTKYQHLNGSIPTSTSYDINKLPSIAYGVGLSRNGQKTPVYRHYIGKDVQTQVFFMGVDDVWFNENSNLTAYGERPSGGKMLPAIDVIPYGNKKEIQWQWDNPGLLLSLGNGSAGVMTPRRGDAQFAYYPTAPKEKYIAHLRAYAHSAGTEVYIVWRICQSNGTLLLEKQEDISLLEKGYNNVFSKFEVPEFPNVETVHTNENSDLQLLISAESVFRNTGEGVRVEQLQIKMDKAELFTKNPGVIIGGNTYSHNGILKAGEFVELPISTTTNSRFVVKSIAEGNGLVTYLVKETGVEFQVRNATIDKKDNAYHIGLLRSQFGAYKPAIAIAPLVKTEIEPFVKQIQNMQEFRFTSSA; the protein is encoded by the coding sequence ATGGAAAAGACATTTTTAACAAGGCGTGATTTTCTTTCTACCACATGTATTCTGGCTTCGATGGGTCCGTTATCTTTTATCCGCTCCACTTATACGGATACGGAACCCAGAATAGATACGGGAAGTCTTAAAGGCTTTATTATTTCGGATGCTCATTTGGGTTGGAATAATCCTAAACAACCATCTGTAGAAATATTAAAGGAAAATCTACAAAATATATTAAGTGCTTTCCCCGATTTAAATCTGGTTATTGACACAGGAGATGCCCATCATAATACAGCAAAAGAAGAAAATCTTGCGGAATGGGTGCAGGTCATTTCAGAAGGTTGTGGTGCCGTGCCTCTTTTTTATGTCCCGGGTAATCACGAAATCTCGCACAATAACCGCGAGAACAGGGAATTGCGTTCGGCACACATGGGTAGTTTACCATGCAGACCTTATTACAGCTTTAGTTTGAGAGGAATTCATTTCATATCTTTACCTCAAATGATGAGTGCAAATTATGTCTCTCAGGAAGCCCTGGAATGGGTTCGATTAGACTTGAAAGCCCATAAGGATGAGACAACCCTAATCCTCAGTCATAATGCCCTCAAAGGGACAACATGCCCAGGTGATGATACTGGTTACCGTATGGTTGCCAATTCTGAAGAGATTATATCATTGCTTCGTGATAATCCGCAGGTTATCCTCTGGATGCACGGACATAACCATACTTGGGAAATTACACCTCGCTGGCAGAAATGGTTTGTATCAAATGGAAGATTTGGAGGTTTCCCTCCTCAGGAGGCTTTTGGAGGCGAACGCATTGGAGGTATCTACTTTGAAATAAATAGAGAAGGTATTCATATCCGAGCATGGAGTAGTTCCGATAAAAAATTTTTTGATGAGATAGATACAAAGTATCAACACTTAAATGGTTCTATTCCTACCTCTACTTCTTATGATATTAATAAATTACCTTCTATTGCTTATGGGGTTGGGTTAAGCCGTAATGGACAAAAAACGCCAGTGTATAGGCATTATATCGGGAAGGATGTTCAAACACAGGTATTTTTTATGGGTGTTGATGATGTGTGGTTTAATGAGAATTCAAACCTGACTGCTTATGGAGAACGCCCTTCGGGAGGGAAAATGTTGCCGGCTATAGATGTCATTCCGTATGGGAACAAAAAGGAAATTCAATGGCAATGGGACAATCCGGGATTACTCCTTTCGTTAGGAAACGGTTCTGCCGGGGTTATGACCCCACGGAGAGGTGACGCTCAATTTGCATATTATCCCACAGCCCCAAAAGAAAAATATATAGCACATTTGCGAGCCTATGCTCATTCCGCAGGCACGGAGGTATATATTGTTTGGAGGATTTGTCAAAGTAATGGAACATTATTACTGGAAAAGCAAGAGGATATATCTTTGCTTGAGAAAGGATACAATAATGTTTTTTCAAAATTTGAGGTTCCAGAATTCCCAAATGTAGAGACAGTTCATACAAACGAAAACAGCGATTTACAATTACTCATTTCTGCAGAAAGTGTCTTTCGAAATACCGGGGAAGGTGTGAGGGTGGAACAATTACAAATAAAAATGGACAAAGCGGAACTGTTTACAAAAAATCCCGGGGTTATCATCGGGGGTAATACTTATTCGCATAATGGAATACTAAAGGCAGGTGAGTTTGTAGAGCTGCCAATCTCTACAACTACAAATTCTCGGTTCGTTGTAAAATCTATTGCTGAAGGAAATGGTTTGGTTACTTATTTAGTAAAGGAAACAGGTGTTGAATTTCAGGTAAGAAATGCAACTATTGATAAAAAGGATAACGCTTACCATATTGGTTTGCTCCGTTCTCAATTTGGAGCCTATAAACCTGCAATAGCCATAGCACCATTAGTAAAAACGGAAATTGAACCATTTGTAAAACAAATCCAGAATATGCAAGAATTCCGATTTACCTCATCTGCATGA
- a CDS encoding NAD(P)-dependent oxidoreductase, translating into MKLIITGGSGFVAGSILRQIPHEIEAYALSRQDKPEALPEHIQWIKVATDDKETWADIILRIQPNVIIHTSAMADVDECEKQPDFAWEVNVGLTRALLKSAEKLSCRFIYCSTDTVFDGKKGMYTENDVPLPLNHYAKTKVQAENDVSQAKTSWVIARLSLVMGFPILGVGNSFLARMQKRIEEGKSVPMPEDEFRTPIDVITVGKALIELAQNTFEGVIHLAGNERSSRYNMAKIIAREMNWDETLIHPYIITDSLRAPRPKDASLSNALAKSILRTPFYGIADGIRLVKNFTTKG; encoded by the coding sequence ATGAAGCTTATTATTACAGGTGGAAGTGGTTTCGTTGCTGGAAGTATTTTACGCCAGATACCACATGAAATAGAAGCATATGCACTTTCGAGACAGGATAAACCTGAGGCGTTACCTGAACATATTCAATGGATAAAAGTTGCAACAGATGATAAAGAGACCTGGGCAGATATCATTTTAAGAATTCAACCGAATGTAATCATACACACATCTGCTATGGCGGATGTTGATGAATGTGAAAAGCAGCCAGATTTTGCATGGGAAGTAAATGTAGGTTTAACCCGCGCTTTATTAAAATCTGCGGAAAAATTGTCCTGCCGTTTTATTTATTGTTCTACAGATACAGTATTTGATGGCAAAAAAGGAATGTATACAGAAAACGATGTGCCGTTACCGTTGAACCACTATGCAAAAACAAAGGTTCAGGCAGAAAATGATGTATCACAAGCAAAAACCTCATGGGTTATTGCAAGATTGTCGCTGGTAATGGGTTTTCCTATATTGGGTGTAGGCAACTCGTTTTTGGCTCGAATGCAAAAAAGAATAGAGGAAGGAAAATCGGTTCCTATGCCAGAAGATGAGTTTAGAACTCCTATTGATGTTATTACTGTAGGTAAGGCTTTGATTGAATTGGCTCAAAACACATTTGAAGGGGTTATACATTTAGCGGGAAATGAAAGAAGTTCTCGATACAATATGGCAAAGATTATCGCACGCGAAATGAATTGGGACGAAACATTAATTCATCCATATATTATTACTGATTCTTTAAGGGCTCCGCGTCCTAAAGATGCTTCATTATCTAATGCCCTTGCAAAATCTATATTAAGAACTCCTTTTTATGGTATTGCAGATGGAATAAGACTTGTTAAAAATTTTACAACGAAAGGATAA
- a CDS encoding DegT/DnrJ/EryC1/StrS family aminotransferase — MAPYDLEIRFGTVYGTEEEEMVLRILREKAPTCSEYCLEFEKEFAKYMGCKYARTVSNGTAAFFLSMLALGVRPGVRVLTTPITWIATPASAATLGAEVDFVDVDIETYNMDISKVEEKLTENTKVIAPVHLYGLPVDMDPLLQLAKKYNFSIVEDACHAIGAEYKGKKTGNIGALGCFSFHEQKNISTLGEGGMVTTSDPELFERVSLYRSHATRVYAPTTKYCLLDETKFPKGKKFWWQDFDDCAYNFRMTDIQAGVGIIQLKKLDTLNKKRQENAEYLTQALKTIPGIITPKVPPNCKHVFHLYPIRIIPEEFGMSKEDLLWVMKEKYNIKLGIHYIPLHWSTAFQKRGFKRGQFPVAEELAQTLITLPVHPRLTHEALDYLVDTLAEVSKSARENKSR; from the coding sequence ATGGCACCTTATGATTTGGAAATTCGTTTTGGGACTGTGTATGGGACTGAAGAGGAAGAAATGGTGTTGCGTATTCTCCGTGAAAAGGCACCTACTTGTAGTGAGTATTGCTTAGAGTTTGAGAAAGAATTTGCGAAGTATATGGGTTGCAAGTATGCTCGCACAGTCTCCAATGGAACCGCAGCCTTTTTCTTATCCATGTTAGCCTTAGGTGTGCGTCCGGGCGTGCGCGTGCTTACAACACCGATTACATGGATTGCTACTCCTGCTTCGGCTGCTACTTTAGGTGCGGAAGTGGACTTTGTGGATGTGGATATTGAAACTTATAACATGGATATTTCAAAAGTGGAAGAAAAACTGACAGAAAATACAAAAGTAATAGCACCGGTTCATTTGTATGGTTTACCTGTGGATATGGACCCCTTACTTCAACTGGCTAAAAAATACAACTTTTCCATAGTAGAAGATGCCTGTCATGCAATCGGGGCTGAATATAAAGGAAAGAAGACAGGGAATATCGGGGCTCTGGGCTGTTTCAGTTTCCATGAACAAAAGAATATCTCTACCTTAGGTGAAGGAGGGATGGTTACAACATCAGACCCCGAATTGTTTGAACGCGTCTCTTTATATCGTTCCCATGCTACACGAGTTTACGCCCCTACTACAAAATATTGTTTGCTCGATGAAACCAAATTCCCCAAGGGTAAAAAATTCTGGTGGCAGGATTTTGATGACTGTGCTTACAATTTCCGAATGACCGATATTCAAGCAGGAGTAGGGATTATACAACTGAAAAAGTTAGATACACTGAACAAAAAACGACAGGAAAATGCAGAATATCTAACACAGGCACTAAAAACAATTCCTGGAATTATTACACCCAAAGTTCCTCCTAACTGTAAACATGTATTTCATTTATACCCCATTCGAATTATCCCTGAAGAATTTGGAATGTCCAAAGAAGATTTATTATGGGTCATGAAAGAAAAATATAACATCAAATTAGGCATTCACTATATCCCATTACACTGGAGCACGGCTTTCCAAAAACGAGGCTTTAAACGAGGACAATTCCCCGTCGCTGAAGAATTGGCACAGACATTAATAACCTTGCCCGTTCATCCCCGTTTGACCCATGAAGCACTCGATTATCTCGTAGATACCCTTGCCGAAGTTAGCAAATCTGCCCGTGAAAATAAAAGCAGATAA